The DNA region GGGAGAGAAGACGACAGGTCGGCTCgtacaacgacgacgatgcggtcgCGCGGGCCGCGCACCGTCAgccaccatccatccatgggGACCccggggtggtggttgttcAGTGGTCTCGGAACCGTTGTTTGCATGGCTCCGCGAGGCTGACTGACATGTAGGGAAAAACAGAAGAAGCAAGAAAGAAAGCAAGGACGGAAGGAAGAGCGATTTTGTAACATGTGAGCATAATGTGCTCCTGCATTTGCGTTGTCCTGATTGCCGTTGCGGCGTCACAACGGGGCGTCAAGGGTGTGTCTACTAAACTAACTTATTATACTGTACCACCAAACCTCGTCCGGCCAGCCGACGGGGTGGCAGAATGGGACAGACATACTGCACTGCACAAGCATATACATGCACATGTATGCAGCGGGCAAAAGCAGGGGCAGTCCATGTAGCAATGTTACGACAGAAGTTTGGGAGAtatgtagtagtagtatatACGAATGTAGCTGCAGCATTTGTCGCAGCCGCATCGAccgcctcacctcaccaGCCAGAGACACAAGCTGCATCGGCAACGAAATCCATGATGAGATCATGTCGATGCTGCCTAGGTATGCGGTGCAGCTGCCCATGGGAAACAGgacgtcgctgccgccgccgccgtcaggtGCAACAACACCACGGGCAAAGTGCATgaggtatgtatgtatacGAAGTATTGGCATGCATACAAAGTGGCCATGTGTGTGGTGTCCAGTCTGGTCCACTGCAGGAATAAGAGCCGCCTCGTTACGCCCGGCGGTCACGCTCATGCCGGCTTATTACCAACACCAGCGGGCAAGCATGCAGgcaggggggaaggggggggggggtcgcaAGCGCGGGGGGATCCTGCCAGTCGGAACGAAACGGCCgtgggtggtgatggtgaccTGGCATTATCGCAGtttccccccttttcgcCATTGACTAtgggcgccgggcggcatATTTCCGATATCGCCAGTCTTCTCGAGAGCATAAacgtgctggtggtggtggtggtgggacccggggggggggggaggcaagtcgacggcgatgatcAGGCGGTATatcgggcgaggcggcgaggcagactCGCCGTGGGGGACATGGCATCTTCTTTTTCAGCCATGCTGTAAAGTCGTAGTTACGTCCTTGGGGTCCTTTTTTTCACCGAACTGCCCTCTGTGATACACACATGGGGGGAgggccgtcatcgtcataCATGAatgtgcagtgcagtgccaTAGTTATCCAGTCCACTCCACGATGCCCGCCGACTTATCCGACTtgcgcccccgcccgcccggcggcgtAAGAGCCAGCAgggatgcatgcatgcctcGATCCATCCATACAGCTATGCTGCTCGCCTCGCTTCCATCAAACCCCtcatccaccaccgccgccgccgccgcctttggccTTGGGCGGAAACCATTTCGGTCGGTCGGCGACCCTTTTAGTACTCAGTTACTCACTCACTCATGTATTCgcgcactcactcactcactcactcactcacacactcacacacgcTCGCATCGCAAAGTCTCTGCGTCCGGGCCCCCATCCCGGCTCCTCAGCTGAACTCTTGTCAGATCGCCTCGAACCATTGACCGGAAGCCGGATCGTTACTAACTAGTCGAACCAACCAAGGAAGCAGGCGGGCAGAGCACGGACTCGGTGGtgcgcggcgctcgcgcgcccgGAACACAAGGCCGCCAAAGAGTGACTACATTCATACATACGTAcgagaggaagagagagagacagagagagcAGCTTGAAAGAGGACGAAACACGCGTGGCGCATTGCACGCGAGCATCGCACCTGAACAGAGCCCCGTTGAACTGCCACACAGCACACGAATAAGATCACAATCCTACACAACAAAGCCAGCAGAAAGCccacacgacgacgacgacgacgacgacgacggccaggcggcggcggcggcggcgacgcgggcacgAACCCAAGTGTGTTTCGCCCATTGCGTTGGAAACGAGAAAGCAGAACAGGGCGGAATTTCTGCGCGGGACTCTTTCTTGTCATTGATTTGACCTGCCCGTCTTGCTGGGCATCCCTCCCTCGACCGAGCACTCAATGCGATAGGACGGGACGGACTTCTGCTCTGCCATTGACCCTTCATTGTCCCATGTCAGAGCTGACAGTTTGTTGACGAAATCGAAGACGACCACGGGATTCTTCTCTATCCcactctctctgtctctcaTTCTCCCTTACCCATCTCAGTTTACAGCCCCCCTGCACACGCAGCACACGCACGGGGCATCAAGCACAACCCAGACGACAGGCCGACACGACCCTCGGGCCGACCACATCCTGAAAAGCGGCTCTTATCCAACACATAACTCCTCATCCTTCGACATCACTCTTCGTACCACCAGCCATGGACCGCTCACGGTCTCAGTCGCGGCAtccctcgcgccgccgccgccgcccatcgccaacctcctcactctcctcctccccgtccgcctctccgccaccaccccggCACTCCCACTCCGCCTCCCGCTCGCAgtctcgccgccccccgcgacgacgctcgtCCTTTGTCTCGCGCtcccccccgtcgtcgccgtcgtcgcgcctcgcccgctcccgctcccgctcccgctcgtccagcagcggcggcggcggcgacgacaacagcagccagcagagaagggcgaggagacagcagcggcacagGGAAAAGAAGGAAGGGCTCATCAAGGGCTCCGCgggcctgctcctcggcatcggcgtcgccgccgtcgtggcgcaCAAGTTTTGGCCCAAGGGCATCCTCTacggcggcaaggaggagtgggaggcgacgcaggtcaaggagaagattgtgcgccggcagcggccgcggccaggcTCCGAGggagaggacgacgagcgtgGCCGTGAGAGCGaatctcggcggcggtggggacGCGGCCGGAGTagagacgctgctgccgcgtATTACGACTATGGGCACGGGTACgatgagcgacgaggaggaggaggaggaggaggaggtgatGACGGGTACCGACCGCGGAGGAtgcgcagccgcggcggcgagagagtctactactacgacgacggcgacggcgatggcttgatggaggcgcaggcgcaagCAAGGGGGCTCCGTGACGGACGTCTCGCCCCCGGTCCCGGCCCCGGtctcggccccggccccggaggagcgggcgacgacaacgtccgtcgcgcgcgcagcaccgccggccGCATCATCCAACCCCGGACCCCGAGCGAggagcgctggcggcgcgaggacgagccgcTGCGTCGACTGCGCGAGGCCCGTAACGACGAGcgcatgcgccgccgcgcccagggcGGCTACTCACCCGAAgatccccttcccccccctcACGGTCGTCCTGCTCCCCCTCCgcctcatccgccgccgccgccgcc from Purpureocillium takamizusanense chromosome 3, complete sequence includes:
- a CDS encoding uncharacterized protein (EggNog:ENOG503PGKV~TransMembrane:1 (i24-46o)); the encoded protein is MPADLSDLRPRPPGGRHREKKEGLIKGSAGLLLGIGVAAVVAHKFWPKGILYGGKEEWEATQVKEKIVRRQRPRPGSEGEDDERGRESESRRRWGRGRSRDAAAAYYDYGHGYDERRGGGGGGGGDDGYRPRRMRSRGGERVYYYDDGDGDGLMEAQAQARGLRDGRLAPGPGPGLGPGPGGAGDDNVRRARSTAGRIIQPRTPSEERWRREDEPLRRLREARNDERMRRRAQGGYSPEDPLPPPHGRPAPPPPHPPPPPPPPGVTIPPPPPPGVVVPPPPGVTIPPPPPAAPPAPKNSPAGYVQERYYRRDGSRAHPDEKIYVVERAPW